In a single window of the Micromonospora inositola genome:
- a CDS encoding CehA/McbA family metallohydrolase: protein MADRVSQSQFPPSRVVGRGRGWYRGDCHVHSARSNGGELTPEQLAAGAREIGLDFIAITEHNTSDTHGVWGPLAGDDLLVILGQEVTTRTGHWLALGVDPGQVVDWRYGIRDDVNDRHLDQVRQAGGLCVAAHPHAPYPSGVFMYPFHGFDVVEVWNGLWSSDLPWNADNGAALAEWGRSLAADIHGGRWRPAMGNSDTHLDGQIGIPQTVVLAEELSTDAVLAGIRAGRSWIAESTAIELSLTASAGDRSAGIGERLRTCGEPAVVRVDVRGVPSGTVSFHTDRGKVHRESLPSGGSGAVEWRTSAAESAFVRVEVRQPGGHMAALTNPVILT, encoded by the coding sequence ATGGCGGACCGGGTCTCGCAGTCCCAGTTCCCGCCGAGCCGGGTGGTTGGTCGGGGGCGTGGCTGGTACCGGGGTGACTGCCACGTGCATTCGGCGCGCTCGAACGGTGGAGAGCTGACGCCGGAGCAGCTTGCAGCCGGTGCCCGTGAGATCGGGCTGGACTTCATCGCCATCACCGAGCACAACACATCTGACACTCATGGCGTCTGGGGTCCACTCGCCGGTGACGATCTGCTGGTGATTCTGGGCCAGGAGGTCACCACCCGGACCGGGCACTGGCTGGCGCTCGGCGTCGACCCGGGACAGGTGGTCGACTGGCGGTATGGCATCCGCGATGACGTGAACGACCGGCATCTGGACCAGGTACGTCAAGCCGGTGGGCTGTGCGTGGCGGCCCACCCGCACGCGCCGTATCCCTCTGGCGTTTTCATGTACCCGTTTCACGGGTTCGACGTGGTAGAGGTGTGGAACGGGCTGTGGAGCTCAGACCTGCCCTGGAACGCTGACAATGGGGCGGCACTGGCCGAATGGGGTCGCAGCCTGGCTGCCGACATCCACGGTGGGCGGTGGCGGCCGGCGATGGGTAACAGCGACACGCATCTGGATGGCCAGATCGGCATACCGCAAACCGTCGTGCTGGCCGAGGAGTTGAGCACCGACGCGGTCCTTGCCGGCATCCGGGCCGGGCGGAGCTGGATCGCCGAGTCGACTGCGATTGAGCTGTCCCTCACCGCCTCTGCTGGTGATCGCAGCGCCGGAATCGGTGAGCGGCTGAGGACCTGCGGCGAGCCGGCCGTGGTACGGGTGGACGTGCGGGGCGTGCCGTCCGGCACCGTCAGCTTCCACACCGATCGAGGCAAGGTGCACCGCGAGTCCCTGCCTAGCGGCGGATCCGGTGCTGTGGAATGGCGCACCAGCGCGGCAGAATCGGCGTTCGTCCGAGTCGAGGTACGCCAGCCCGGAGGGCACATGGCGGCGCTCACCAACCCCGTCATCCTGACCTGA
- a CDS encoding DUF6244 family protein: protein MSAAQIMARLAAAAQKLDEARAKTAAAAQDAAEARALVAGALEGVAAGPLIGVIDAYRQALAQAAQGGEPAKQHVQETIARVQALGS from the coding sequence GTGAGCGCGGCGCAGATCATGGCGAGGCTGGCGGCGGCGGCCCAGAAGCTGGACGAGGCGAGGGCCAAGACGGCCGCCGCGGCACAGGACGCCGCCGAGGCGCGGGCACTGGTCGCCGGCGCCCTCGAAGGCGTGGCGGCCGGTCCGCTGATCGGCGTGATCGACGCGTACCGGCAGGCCCTCGCGCAGGCAGCGCAGGGCGGCGAGCCGGCGAAGCAGCACGTCCAGGAGACCATCGCCAGGGTGCAGGCGCTGGGCAGCTGA
- a CDS encoding DUF397 domain-containing protein yields the protein MPCGRRGYSTSRARSGNGGACVEVADNLPGVVAVRDSKDPAGPALTFTPAAWRTFVVRVAERG from the coding sequence GTGCCGTGCGGTCGGCGGGGGTACTCGACCAGCAGAGCCAGAAGCGGCAACGGCGGTGCCTGCGTCGAGGTGGCCGACAACCTGCCCGGGGTGGTCGCGGTCCGTGACTCGAAGGACCCGGCCGGCCCGGCCCTGACCTTCACTCCCGCGGCCTGGCGGACGTTCGTCGTCCGGGTCGCTGAGCGGGGGTGA
- a CDS encoding SEC-C domain-containing protein — protein MTSSTELLSSDDLDEIGHLAYSAPDPEALVTRLVDAVDGGQILDKRDFGYALTLAAEIVEREEDDPERALALTERAIDVHRTHGEPDHGYSRAMRARLLHRLGRVDEAMAGLEELRPLLTVDPTATYVTEVLEEVGYDDLAERWLTDAVRELLGRTTDRPYAAEESQQQTAAMVYGLVQQRHRLRGEMDLPHDDLDNLADRLRAASSRALDQLDDGPNGIVFWPRAEFNALLLRWPALAETYGTGWDDHRARAERDLVELAEEGVSGLGLVAGSAEGVASFARDADLDPTDLAAVDEYADSLLAEADPIPWPPGRNEPCWCGSGSKYKKCCLPRSRS, from the coding sequence ATGACCTCCTCCACCGAGCTGCTGAGCAGCGACGACCTCGACGAGATCGGTCACCTCGCGTACTCCGCGCCCGACCCGGAGGCGCTGGTCACCCGCCTGGTCGATGCGGTCGACGGCGGCCAGATCCTGGACAAGCGCGACTTCGGGTACGCACTGACCCTCGCCGCGGAGATCGTCGAACGGGAAGAGGACGACCCGGAACGGGCGCTGGCCCTGACCGAACGCGCCATCGACGTCCACCGCACCCACGGCGAGCCGGACCACGGCTACTCCCGGGCGATGCGCGCCCGGCTGCTGCACCGCTTGGGCCGCGTCGACGAAGCGATGGCAGGGCTGGAGGAGCTGCGCCCGCTGCTGACCGTCGACCCGACCGCAACCTACGTGACCGAGGTGCTGGAGGAAGTCGGGTACGACGACCTCGCCGAGCGTTGGCTGACCGACGCGGTCCGCGAGCTCCTGGGCCGGACCACGGACCGGCCGTACGCGGCGGAGGAGTCGCAGCAGCAGACCGCCGCGATGGTGTACGGACTCGTTCAGCAACGGCACCGGCTGCGCGGGGAGATGGACCTGCCCCACGACGACCTCGACAACCTGGCCGACCGGCTGCGGGCCGCCAGCTCACGAGCCCTGGACCAGCTCGACGACGGCCCGAATGGGATCGTCTTCTGGCCCCGGGCGGAGTTCAACGCGCTGCTGCTGCGCTGGCCGGCGCTGGCGGAGACGTACGGGACCGGTTGGGACGACCACCGGGCCCGGGCCGAGCGGGACCTGGTCGAGCTGGCCGAGGAGGGCGTGAGCGGTCTGGGGCTCGTCGCCGGCTCCGCGGAGGGCGTGGCCAGCTTCGCCCGGGACGCCGACCTCGACCCGACTGACCTGGCGGCGGTGGACGAGTATGCCGACTCCCTGCTCGCGGAGGCCGACCCGATACCGTGGCCACCGGGCCGCAACGAGCCGTGCTGGTGCGGGTCAGGCAGCAAATACAAGAAGTGCTGCCTGCCCCGGTCGCGGAGCTGA
- a CDS encoding lipase family alpha/beta hydrolase, which translates to MLLRTILAATTAVAALLVPATAAQAGTHHATTTSATTTGAVATTARTAGTVAGSEAIAAAGANPVIVVGGLIGVSIAYEPIAARLRADGFRVSIYQLPGLGFGDIRESARALATYVDQVRAATGAAKVDLVTHSEGGLVSRWYVKFLGGVDKVDRYLSLGSPQQGTYAANILNFLGLGSCAGIVACQQMSIGSDLLAALNGGDDTPGTVRWTTVRTWQDELVWPIANASLADGATNVLIQAWCPLRVVGHLGLILDGTTYTVVRQALTDAAIRPNCFAL; encoded by the coding sequence ATGCTGCTCCGAACGATCCTCGCCGCCACCACCGCCGTCGCCGCCCTGCTGGTCCCTGCCACCGCCGCCCAGGCCGGCACCCACCACGCCACCACCACCAGCGCCACCACCACCGGCGCCGTTGCCACCACCGCCCGCACCGCCGGCACCGTGGCCGGCAGCGAGGCGATCGCCGCCGCCGGCGCCAACCCCGTCATCGTCGTCGGGGGACTGATCGGCGTCTCCATCGCGTACGAGCCGATCGCCGCCCGGCTGCGCGCCGACGGCTTCCGGGTCTCCATCTACCAGCTCCCCGGGCTCGGCTTCGGCGACATCCGCGAATCCGCCCGCGCCCTCGCCACGTACGTCGACCAGGTCCGCGCCGCCACCGGGGCGGCCAAGGTGGACCTGGTCACCCACTCCGAGGGCGGCCTGGTCTCCCGCTGGTACGTCAAGTTCCTCGGCGGCGTCGACAAGGTCGACCGCTACCTCAGCCTCGGCAGCCCGCAGCAGGGCACCTACGCCGCCAACATCCTGAACTTCCTCGGGCTCGGCAGCTGCGCCGGCATCGTGGCCTGCCAGCAGATGTCGATCGGCTCGGACCTCCTCGCCGCCCTCAACGGCGGCGACGACACCCCCGGGACGGTGCGCTGGACCACCGTCCGGACCTGGCAGGACGAGCTGGTCTGGCCTATCGCCAACGCCAGCCTCGCCGACGGTGCCACCAACGTGCTGATCCAGGCGTGGTGCCCGCTGCGGGTGGTCGGCCACCTCGGGCTCATCCTCGACGGGACGACCTACACGGTGGTCCGGCAGGCGCTCACCGACGCCGCGATCCGCCCCAACTGCTTCGCCCTCTGA
- a CDS encoding aldo/keto reductase — protein sequence MAIDAGRQPAKVSGTYRIGGDLQVDRLGYGAMQITGPGVWGDPKDPAEAVRVLRRAYELGVTFIDTADSYGPFVSELLIKEALHPYADDLVIATKAGLTRSGPGDWRPVGRPEYLRQQCELSLRHLGLDSIGLYQLHRIDAKVPLEDQLGELALLKQEGKIRHIGLSEVTVEQIEAARKITPIVSVQNLYNLADRSAEDVLDHCERNDLAFIPWFPIATGNLAKPGGPLDAISTGHGATPAQLALAWLLRRSPVMLPIPGTSSVAHLEENIAAAEVKLTDDEFEALAKAA from the coding sequence ATGGCGATCGACGCAGGCAGGCAGCCCGCGAAGGTTTCGGGGACGTACCGGATCGGTGGCGACCTCCAGGTCGACCGGCTGGGCTACGGGGCGATGCAGATCACCGGGCCCGGGGTCTGGGGCGATCCGAAGGATCCCGCCGAGGCGGTCCGGGTGCTGCGCCGGGCGTACGAACTCGGCGTGACGTTCATCGACACCGCGGACTCGTACGGGCCCTTCGTCAGCGAGCTGCTGATCAAGGAGGCGCTGCACCCGTACGCCGACGACCTGGTCATCGCCACCAAGGCCGGGCTGACCCGCTCGGGCCCGGGCGACTGGCGCCCGGTCGGCCGCCCGGAGTACCTGCGCCAGCAGTGCGAGCTGAGCCTGCGCCACCTGGGCCTGGACAGCATCGGGCTCTACCAGCTGCACCGGATCGACGCCAAGGTGCCGCTGGAGGACCAGCTGGGCGAGCTGGCGCTGCTCAAGCAGGAGGGCAAGATCCGGCACATCGGCCTGTCCGAGGTGACCGTGGAGCAGATCGAGGCGGCCCGGAAGATCACCCCGATCGTCTCGGTGCAGAACCTCTACAACCTCGCCGACCGCAGCGCCGAGGACGTGCTCGACCACTGCGAGCGCAACGACCTGGCGTTCATCCCGTGGTTCCCGATCGCCACCGGCAACCTGGCCAAGCCGGGCGGTCCGCTGGACGCGATCTCCACCGGGCACGGCGCGACGCCCGCGCAGCTCGCGCTCGCCTGGCTGTTGCGCCGGTCGCCGGTCATGCTCCCCATCCCGGGTACGTCCTCCGTGGCGCACCTGGAGGAGAACATCGCCGCGGCCGAGGTGAAGCTCACCGACGACGAGTTCGAGGCCCTCGCCAAGGCGGCCTGA
- a CDS encoding YciI family protein, producing MSGTPQVDFALDTYECIVLYPGPSGRALPEETVQRLQAEHLQHMRALQRRGIILIDGSVDGPAREPDPPIGFGLARTGSVDDVRSVMEANPAVQAGLYRVDVLTFLCPAGSLEFPLAKTQT from the coding sequence ATGTCGGGAACGCCGCAGGTCGACTTCGCGCTCGACACGTACGAGTGCATCGTGCTGTACCCGGGGCCGTCGGGCCGGGCCCTGCCGGAGGAGACGGTGCAGCGGTTGCAGGCCGAGCACCTCCAGCACATGCGGGCGCTGCAGCGACGGGGCATCATCCTGATCGACGGCTCGGTGGACGGACCGGCCCGCGAGCCGGACCCGCCGATCGGCTTCGGGCTGGCCCGGACCGGCTCCGTGGACGACGTCCGCAGTGTGATGGAGGCCAACCCGGCCGTGCAGGCCGGCCTCTACCGGGTGGACGTGCTGACCTTCCTCTGCCCGGCCGGCTCGCTCGAGTTCCCGCTGGCCAAGACGCAGACCTGA
- the pyk gene encoding pyruvate kinase, which produces MGVTRRAKIVCTLGPATSSPERIRGLVEAGMNVARLNFSHGSHEDHESVYRLVREAADAAGHPVAILADLQGPKIRLGRFADGPHEWRTGDSVVITADDILGTKDRVSCTYRKLPQEVKPGDRLLIDDGRVAVEVSDVTGNDIRGLVTEGGPVSNNKGVSLPNVAVSVPAMSEKDAADLRFALGLGVDLIALSFVRSAEDIKLVHGIMAEEGVFRPVLAKVEKPEAVDHLEAIVLAFDGVMVARGDLGVELPLDQVPLVQKRAVQLCRENAKPVIVATQMLDSMIENSRPTRAEASDVANAVLDGADAVMLSGETSVGKYPVLTVSTMAKIITTTEAGSIGVPRLQHDPRTHGGALTVAASSIARAIGAKAMVAFSQTGDTVKRLARLHCDLPLLAFTPVPEVRNQLALCWGVETFLMPFVEHTDDMFRQVDQALLGLNRANPGDYVVIVAGSPPGTPGSTNTLRVHQLGSLVDAASARALQ; this is translated from the coding sequence ATGGGCGTGACACGCCGCGCGAAGATCGTCTGCACTCTCGGCCCCGCCACCTCGTCCCCGGAGCGCATCCGGGGCCTGGTCGAGGCGGGCATGAACGTGGCGAGGCTCAACTTCAGCCACGGCAGCCATGAGGATCACGAGTCGGTCTACCGGCTGGTCCGCGAGGCGGCCGACGCGGCCGGCCACCCGGTGGCGATCCTCGCCGACCTGCAGGGCCCCAAGATCCGGCTGGGCCGGTTCGCCGACGGCCCGCACGAGTGGCGCACCGGTGACTCCGTCGTGATCACCGCGGACGACATTCTCGGCACCAAGGACCGGGTCTCCTGCACCTACCGGAAGCTGCCGCAGGAGGTGAAGCCGGGCGACCGGCTGCTGATCGACGACGGCCGGGTCGCGGTCGAGGTCAGCGACGTCACCGGCAACGACATCCGCGGCCTGGTCACCGAGGGCGGCCCGGTCTCCAACAACAAGGGCGTCTCGCTGCCCAACGTCGCGGTCAGCGTGCCGGCGATGTCGGAGAAGGACGCCGCGGACCTGCGCTTCGCCCTCGGCCTGGGCGTCGACCTGATCGCGCTCTCCTTCGTCCGCTCGGCCGAGGACATCAAGCTGGTGCACGGCATCATGGCCGAGGAGGGCGTGTTCCGCCCGGTGCTGGCCAAGGTCGAGAAGCCCGAGGCGGTGGACCACCTGGAGGCGATCGTGCTCGCCTTCGACGGCGTGATGGTCGCCCGCGGCGACCTCGGCGTCGAGCTCCCGCTGGACCAGGTGCCGCTGGTGCAGAAGCGCGCCGTGCAGCTCTGCCGGGAGAACGCCAAGCCGGTCATCGTGGCCACCCAGATGCTCGACTCCATGATCGAGAATTCCCGGCCGACCCGGGCGGAGGCCTCGGACGTGGCCAACGCGGTGCTCGACGGCGCGGACGCGGTGATGCTCTCCGGCGAGACCAGCGTCGGCAAGTACCCGGTGCTCACCGTCAGCACCATGGCGAAGATCATCACCACCACCGAGGCCGGCTCGATCGGGGTGCCGCGGCTCCAGCACGACCCGCGTACCCACGGCGGCGCGCTCACCGTCGCCGCCTCCTCGATCGCCCGGGCGATCGGCGCGAAGGCCATGGTCGCCTTCTCGCAGACCGGTGACACCGTCAAGCGGCTCGCCCGGCTGCACTGCGACCTGCCCCTGCTGGCCTTCACCCCGGTCCCCGAGGTGCGCAACCAGCTCGCGCTCTGCTGGGGCGTGGAGACCTTCCTGATGCCGTTCGTCGAGCACACCGACGACATGTTCCGCCAGGTCGACCAGGCGCTGCTCGGCCTCAACCGGGCCAACCCCGGCGATTACGTGGTGATCGTGGCCGGCAGCCCGCCCGGCACCCCGGGTTCCACCAACACCCTGCGGGTGCACCAGCTCGGTTCGCTGGTCGACGCCGCCTCCGCGCGGGCCCTGCAGTGA
- a CDS encoding acyl-CoA thioesterase, with protein MTERQPAGQAAVDQLLEVLDLDHIGEMTFRGMSPPVGPQRVYGGQVAGQALVAAGRTVDPERFVHSLHGYFVRPGDPAEPIEYQVENVRDGRSFSVRRSVALQHDKPIFFMSASFQRQEEGLDHQAPTPPDVPGPDDVPTMTDRLSRYPERLGIWGQIPRPIDVRYVGEPGWVRPGDRPADPYQRVWMRIDGKLPDDPLLHACALTYASDLTLLDSVLSVHGEVWGPGGVVGASLDHALWFHRSFRADEWFLYDCWSPSASGARGLATGRMFTTDGRHIASAVQEGLLRRVGA; from the coding sequence GTGACCGAGCGCCAGCCGGCCGGCCAGGCCGCGGTCGACCAGCTGCTGGAGGTCCTCGACCTCGACCACATCGGCGAGATGACCTTCCGGGGGATGAGCCCGCCGGTGGGTCCGCAGCGGGTGTACGGCGGGCAGGTCGCCGGCCAGGCGCTGGTCGCCGCCGGACGCACCGTCGACCCGGAACGCTTCGTGCACTCGCTGCACGGCTACTTCGTCCGGCCCGGTGACCCCGCCGAGCCGATCGAGTACCAGGTGGAGAACGTCCGCGACGGCCGCTCCTTCTCGGTACGCCGCTCGGTGGCCCTGCAGCACGACAAGCCGATCTTCTTCATGTCGGCGTCGTTCCAACGGCAGGAGGAAGGGCTGGACCACCAGGCCCCCACCCCGCCGGACGTGCCCGGGCCGGACGACGTGCCCACCATGACCGACCGGCTCTCCCGGTATCCGGAGCGGCTCGGCATCTGGGGGCAGATCCCCCGCCCGATCGACGTCCGGTACGTCGGCGAGCCGGGCTGGGTACGCCCCGGCGACCGGCCCGCCGACCCGTACCAGCGGGTCTGGATGCGCATCGACGGCAAGCTGCCCGACGACCCGCTGCTGCACGCCTGCGCCCTGACGTACGCCTCCGACCTGACCCTGCTCGACTCGGTGCTGTCGGTGCACGGCGAGGTCTGGGGTCCCGGCGGCGTGGTCGGGGCGAGCCTCGACCACGCGCTCTGGTTCCACCGGTCGTTCCGGGCCGACGAGTGGTTCCTCTACGACTGCTGGAGCCCGTCCGCCTCCGGCGCGCGAGGGCTGGCCACCGGCCGGATGTTCACCACCGACGGCCGGCACATCGCCAGCGCGGTGCAGGAAGGGCTGCTTCGCCGCGTCGGCGCCTGA
- a CDS encoding RrF2 family transcriptional regulator, whose protein sequence is MRLSARVDYALRAAAELASVADDTAAGRSRPVTAEQIARAQEIPPKFLESILLQLRRGGIVHAQRGPEGGYWLARPAAEISLAEIIRVIDGPLAHVRGQRPEELGYQGAARALQDVWIALRATEREILELVTIADVASGTLPGRVNELAADPSAWS, encoded by the coding sequence ATGCGTCTCTCCGCTCGGGTCGACTACGCCCTCCGCGCGGCGGCCGAGCTGGCCTCGGTCGCCGACGACACGGCGGCCGGACGCAGCCGGCCGGTCACCGCCGAGCAGATCGCCCGCGCCCAGGAGATCCCGCCGAAGTTCCTGGAGAGCATCCTGCTCCAGCTGCGCCGGGGCGGGATCGTGCACGCCCAGCGCGGCCCGGAGGGCGGCTACTGGCTGGCCCGGCCGGCGGCGGAGATCTCCCTCGCGGAGATCATCCGGGTGATCGACGGCCCGCTGGCGCACGTCCGGGGGCAGCGACCGGAGGAACTGGGCTACCAGGGTGCCGCGCGGGCGCTGCAGGACGTGTGGATCGCGTTGCGGGCCACCGAGCGGGAGATCCTCGAGCTGGTCACCATCGCCGACGTGGCCAGTGGCACGCTGCCCGGCCGGGTCAACGAGCTCGCCGCCGACCCGAGCGCCTGGAGCTGA
- a CDS encoding sulfite exporter TauE/SafE family protein, with protein MAYGLTSSTLLLFAGVAPAAASASVHLAEIGTTLAAGVAHWRFGNVDWRVVGRIAVPGAIGAFAGATLLSSISTGAAAPWMAAILFTLGACLLVRFARPLPGNRAAGPLRGRFLGPLGLLAGFVDATGGGGWGPVATPALLVSGRMEPRKVIGSVDTAEFVVAGAASAGFLIGLGAEGFLLPTVAALLVGGLVAAPIAAWLVRIVPAQLLGATIGGVIVLTNARTLIRAGELGGPVPSLLYVVLAAGWLVALALAVRALRRTRRAIADTAPAADGAPATTAAADAIVVGEPATADVDGSRRLAVAVEG; from the coding sequence ATGGCGTACGGGTTGACCTCGTCCACCCTGCTGCTCTTCGCCGGAGTGGCGCCGGCCGCCGCCTCCGCGTCGGTGCACCTGGCCGAGATCGGCACCACGCTCGCGGCCGGAGTGGCGCACTGGCGGTTCGGCAACGTCGACTGGCGGGTGGTCGGCCGGATCGCCGTGCCGGGAGCGATCGGGGCGTTCGCCGGCGCCACCTTACTGAGCTCCATCTCCACCGGGGCCGCGGCGCCCTGGATGGCCGCGATCCTGTTCACCCTCGGCGCGTGCCTGCTGGTGCGCTTCGCCCGACCGCTGCCCGGCAACCGGGCCGCCGGCCCGCTGCGCGGGCGGTTCCTCGGTCCGCTCGGCCTGCTGGCCGGCTTCGTCGACGCCACCGGCGGCGGGGGCTGGGGGCCGGTGGCCACGCCGGCGCTGCTGGTCTCCGGACGGATGGAGCCGCGCAAGGTGATCGGCTCCGTGGACACCGCCGAGTTCGTGGTGGCGGGCGCGGCCAGCGCCGGCTTCCTGATCGGCCTGGGCGCCGAGGGCTTCCTGCTGCCCACCGTGGCGGCGCTGCTGGTCGGTGGCCTGGTCGCCGCGCCGATCGCCGCCTGGCTGGTCCGGATCGTCCCGGCCCAGCTGCTCGGCGCCACCATCGGCGGGGTGATCGTGCTGACCAACGCCCGGACGCTGATCCGCGCCGGCGAGCTGGGCGGCCCGGTCCCGTCCCTGCTCTACGTGGTGCTCGCCGCCGGCTGGCTGGTCGCGCTGGCCCTGGCGGTGCGCGCGCTGCGGCGTACCCGCCGGGCCATCGCCGACACGGCGCCCGCCGCCGACGGCGCCCCGGCCACGACGGCCGCCGCCGATGCGATCGTGGTGGGGGAGCCCGCGACCGCCGACGTGGACGGGTCCCGTCGGCTGGCCGTGGCCGTCGAGGGCTGA
- a CDS encoding pyridoxal-dependent decarboxylase — protein sequence MAEHMDPEEFRRAGYAVVDWIADYWTTLGQRPVTSQDPPGAVVAALPAGPTERGEPVEAVLADLDSVIAPRLTHWQHPGFFGYFPANTSGPSVLGDLVSAGLGVQGMLWATGPACTELETVTLDWLAGLLDLPERFRSTGRGGGVIQDSASSATLVATLAALHRASRGRWRVDGIDRRYRAYTSTQGHSSIEKAARIAGLGADGVRAVEVDPRTQAMRPEALRTAIEADRAAGVTPVIVVATIGTTSTTAVDPLPEIGAICAEYGVWLHVDAAYAGAAAVCPELRWSHAGLERADSYCFDPHKWLLTGFDCDAFWVADRGELIEALTVMPEFLRNAATESGAVLDYRDWQVPLGRRFRALKLWFVLRWYGVEGLRAHIRTGVALADRFAERIEADDRFELAAAHPFSLVCFRLRAGDEPSAELLRRVNDTGRVHLTHTRVEGRYTLRLAVGSPLTTEKHVDEAWDLLSAAAEDLLTG from the coding sequence ATGGCTGAGCACATGGACCCCGAGGAGTTTCGGCGCGCCGGGTACGCGGTGGTCGACTGGATCGCGGACTACTGGACGACGCTCGGGCAGCGACCGGTGACCTCCCAAGACCCGCCGGGCGCGGTGGTCGCCGCGCTGCCGGCCGGCCCGACCGAACGGGGCGAGCCGGTCGAGGCGGTGCTGGCCGACCTGGACAGCGTGATCGCGCCGCGGTTGACCCACTGGCAGCATCCCGGCTTCTTCGGCTACTTCCCGGCCAACACCTCCGGCCCGAGCGTGCTCGGCGACCTGGTCAGCGCCGGCCTCGGCGTGCAGGGCATGCTCTGGGCGACCGGCCCGGCCTGCACCGAGCTGGAGACGGTGACGCTGGACTGGCTCGCCGGGTTGCTCGACCTGCCGGAGCGGTTCCGCTCCACCGGCCGGGGCGGCGGGGTGATCCAGGACTCCGCCTCCTCGGCCACCCTGGTCGCCACCCTGGCCGCGCTGCACCGGGCGAGCAGGGGCCGCTGGCGGGTGGACGGGATCGACCGGCGGTACCGGGCCTACACGTCCACCCAGGGGCACTCCTCCATCGAGAAGGCCGCCCGGATCGCCGGGCTGGGCGCGGACGGCGTCCGAGCGGTCGAGGTGGACCCGCGGACCCAGGCGATGCGCCCCGAGGCGCTGCGGACGGCCATCGAGGCGGACCGGGCCGCCGGGGTGACGCCGGTGATCGTGGTGGCGACGATCGGGACCACCTCCACCACCGCCGTCGACCCGCTGCCGGAGATCGGCGCGATCTGCGCGGAGTACGGCGTGTGGCTGCACGTCGACGCCGCGTACGCGGGCGCGGCCGCGGTCTGCCCGGAGCTGCGCTGGTCGCACGCCGGGCTGGAGCGCGCCGATTCGTACTGCTTCGACCCGCACAAGTGGCTGCTCACCGGCTTCGACTGCGACGCGTTCTGGGTGGCCGACCGGGGCGAGCTGATCGAGGCGCTGACGGTGATGCCGGAGTTCCTGCGCAACGCGGCCACCGAGTCCGGCGCGGTGCTCGACTACCGGGACTGGCAGGTGCCGCTGGGCCGCCGCTTCCGGGCACTCAAGCTCTGGTTCGTGCTCCGCTGGTACGGCGTCGAGGGGCTGCGGGCGCACATCCGCACCGGGGTGGCCCTCGCCGACCGCTTCGCCGAGCGGATCGAGGCCGACGACCGGTTCGAGCTGGCCGCCGCCCATCCGTTCTCGCTGGTCTGCTTCCGGCTGCGGGCCGGTGACGAGCCGAGCGCCGAGCTGCTGCGCCGGGTCAACGACACCGGTCGGGTGCACCTGACGCACACCCGGGTCGAGGGGCGGTACACGCTGCGGCTGGCGGTCGGCTCGCCGCTGACGACCGAGAAGCACGTCGACGAGGCGTGGGACCTGCTCTCCGCGGCGGCCGAAGACCTGCTGACCGGCTGA